The genomic region TTTACCATAGCTGGCTTGCAATATAATACGGGTTTCAAATTTGTTGTCAAATAAACAAATAAGTCAAATCCCTTTACGAGATTTTGACTTTCATATCACCGCAATCATAAAGACCTTTCTTGAATCAATCCTGCCAATCGGTTCCGCAAGAACCACCAAGACCAAAACCACTGGGGGAGTGACCCCCGGTGTAAAACTGGATTTTGGCTAAATTATGAAAATGCGGAACTTAACCCAACTTCACCCGTCTGAATTTTGTTTATCTTTATGTATACTTATGCAGGTTATTTAATTTAATTTTGTTAGCAGAAAGACAAATTTTGACCACAATCATTCTCTCAGATTTACCAATTAACCCCTGCTTTGCCTACTGCCAGATAATTTCTACCCCAATCTCTTTTATTTTTTTGTCCCGTGTTATTAAAGGATAGTTCAAGTGTATCGCCGTGGCTGCAATCAGTCTATCCCAAGGGTCGGTAACTTTTTCCCTCGGAATTAACTGGCTTTTCTCAATTATCGGCAAACACAATGGTTCTATTCTGTAATTCGCTGCTGCGGCAATAAGACTGAGAAATTCCGCAAAGTTAACTTCAAATTTTTTCTTTTCTATTAAATAAAGAAGTTCAAAAAGCGCAATGCACGGAATGACGATATAATCTTCGCTGAAAATTCTTTTTGCTTTTCGGGGAAGACAAGGGTCATCGGTTAAATACCAGATTAAGGCATGGGTATCGGTAACATAATGCATCACCGATTCTCCATTTTCTCTTCAATTTGTCTTAACAATTCTGCTCTTGCCGCTTTTATATCCTCTGCCCCAATTCTTACACCTCTCCATAAGCCGCCCAATTGAATCCAAGGAACTTTTTTCCTAAACTCGGTGTAGCCACTTATGGTCAACGCACAGATATTACCCTCCTCATCCCACCATAGTCTGAATCTCTTTATCTGCTTCGTAGGTTTGCCCTTTATTGACCGCAATTTCAATACCAGCTCATCCTTGGAGGGATTATAGACAATTGCACTCATTTTTCCCCTCCCGAAAGCAAAAGCAGAAATGCCAGCAGTCCCCCCAAAACAAGTAACGCCCGTTGTCGCTCTTCTTTTTTCAACTTCAAAGACTTAATATGGGTTGAGAGTTTTTTTAAAGCCTGGTCTGGCTGATTGGGGTCGTATTCAATATATTCCCGACCTTGCAGCGCTGCCAAATCTTTGGCATCTGTACCTTTTTCCACGAGAGGAATAATCGGCTTGTTTTCTTGAAAAGAATAACCTATTTCTTGGTTAACCCAATTAGACCTTATCCCGTTTCGAGTAAGCAATGCAACTACGCAATCGGAATTTCTGATTTGCGTAAATACCTTTTTATCAATCCGCGCACCCGGAGTAAGATACCACTCGGCAACGATTACCTCTACACCGAAGTCTTTAAGTAAATTTGCAAGTGATATCACTATCCCTCGGTCTCGTGTGCTGTGACTTATAAAAACTTTATATCCCATTTCACCTCCGAATCACCTTAAAGAAATAGCTCTGGTGCTCCATACATTTTGCTTCCATTTTTAATTATATTAAAATTTCAGATCTCTTTGTCAAGGAAATTTTAAGCATCCAATTGTGCTTCTGGTTATCTTTCTAATTTCTCCCCCACAGTTTGGACAATTGTATTAGTGAATTCTCTCACATCATTTTCGGTCAAACGGTATGTGGTTAAGGTCTTAATTGTTGGCTTTGTTCCTTCAGGCAAAAGGTCGGTGATGTGGAACTCAAGAAATACCTCTGGCTCGGTGCCGGCCCTTCTCTTCAGTTCTTTCCTAATTCCGGGATTGGCACCGCCGCAGATGGAAACAAACCCGAACCTTACCCGATTCTCTTTGATGTATTCAAGATACTTTCGCAGTGGTGTGGCAATATGACCAATCCAGACCGGTGCAAAGAATAAAATCAGGTCATAACCTTTTAACACCTCCGGCTCAGGTTCAGTTTCAGGTGTCCGGTTGAAAATAATGTCAATGAGGGTAGATAACGCCCGGCGTCTTTTCCCTTCTGTTATTTTAATATGATTTAGTCCCAGTTCCTGCGCCACCCCTTTTGCCACCGCCTCATTATTCCCGGTCAAAGAATAAAAGACAATCACACCTTTCATCTTATTTCAACCTTTCTTCAATCATTTTCAGCGCTTTTGCTATTGGCTGGCTGGTGTCAACCTTTATCAAATTCCCATTCGGCTCGGGCGGCTTGAACTCTTCCTTCATTCTTCGGTAAACCTCAATATCGGCATCAGAGAAACCCTTGGCATCTGCCCTCCTTTTCAGACGCTGAACAACAACCCTTTCCGGACACTCAACCAGAACAAAAAGCGGTTTCACCTTAAGTTTTTTTGCTAAATCCTGGCAACGCCCCCTCCTCTCCCTACTCAAAAATGTTGCGTCTAAGATTACGCTCTGACCCGCGCGGAGAAAAACCTCAGCCCTCCGGAACATCTCATCGTATGTCCTTTCTGTAACCTCAGGCGCATATATTCCCCTGCCAAACTCAAAAGACCTCCGTTCGCTAAACCCAACCCCGCAAATCTGCTTGCGAATTGAATCTGATAAAAGATGCATTGCCAGGGTTCTTTGGGCAATCCTCTGGGCAAGGAAACTTTTGCCCACACCAGGCAAACCAAAGACAACCAGAAGATATGGCTTTTTTTCAAGGAGACGGGCATAACTCAAGGCAAGTTGGAAATAGCGCCTTGCGCCCCTCTTTGCCGCTGCCTTTGCCTTATCTGAAATCCCCGGGTCATCCAGCTGAAAACCGGTAACCTTGCCCCGCACATAAGCCCGATAACATTTATAAAAGTTCAAAAGCCCCAGGCACCCCTCATCACCGGTATAGGAAAAATAACGCTCAACAAAGAGATTGGACAAATCGTGGCGCTGGTGATAGTCCAAGTCCATCGCCATAAACGCAACCTCTGCGGCAACATCTGAGCAGGAAAAGCGGGGGTTGAACTCAATGCAGTCAAAGATATAAACCTTGTCAAGGAGAAAGATGTTCTTGGAGTGCAAATCACCATGGCACCGGCGCACAAAACCATTTTGCCTTCGCTTTTGGAAAACATCCCGGTTACTGGCGACGAACCGCTCAACCGTTCTCTTGATCTCCAAAAAAGCCTGCCTGGTGATGGTCTTGCCAATAAACCCAATGGTCTGGGCAAAGTTCTCATCCCAGTTAAGTTTGATGATTTCGCTTGAGCCGTAGCGGCTGATCTCCCTGCCCCTTTCCGCATTCTCGTGAAAACGGGCAACAGTCCGCGCAATCTCATCCACATCTTCAAAACTCACCTCACCCCTTTGCAACCGCTCGGTCATAATTGCCGACTGGGGCAAAGCCTTCATCCTCACACAGTAGTCAATCACCTGCCCCTTGCCCCCGATTTTCAACCTCCCCTTTTCATCGGTAATCGGCAGAACATCAAGATAAATCTCGGGTGAGATCAGTCGGTTCAAGCGCAACTCCTCATAACAGAAAAAACGACGGGCAGAAAGGGTGGTGTAATCAAGAAACCCGAAGTTGACCGGCTTTTTCACCTTATAGGCAAACCCGCCGGCAAGAAAAACCCAGGAGGTATGGGTCTGAATCAACTGTACCCTTTTTACGCCCTTGCCATAAAGACGAGGGTCAAGCATCTCCTTTACCCGGCTCTGAATCGTCGGGTCAGGTCCGAGAAAACTCATTTTCACAACTTTGCAATATACCCTTCCTCCTCTTCAGGTCAAGCACTCCCTAAATAGAGCGAAAAGGGGGCGAACTTATCCTCTGTACTTCGGAAATTCTACCAACGTAGGACCGCTGCTGCCCAGGTAAAGCCGGTGCCGAATGCGGTCAAGAGAATTATATCACCGTCCTGAATCTTGCCCGCCTCCCTTGCCTCATCAATCGCCACCGGAATGGTTGCCGCTGACATATTGCCATATTTATGCAAAACCACAAACATCCTCTCCGCAGGAATACCTGTCCGCTCCCGGGCCGCCTCCATAATTCTGATATTCGCCTGATGGGGAATAAAAAGTTTGACATCCTCAGGGGTGAGCCTGGCATCCTCCAACGCCTTCAGCGCGGAGTTGCCCATTGTCCGCACCGCATGCTTGAACACCTGATTTCCTTGCATATGCACGGTATGCGCCATCTCCTTTAATGTCTTTTCAGTTGTGGGCATCCTTGTTCCGCCCGCTGGCTGATACAAAAGAGGCGCAAGGCTGCCATCGCATCCCCAGTTGGAGGCTAAAATGCCACTTTTGCCATCGCCCGGGACAACTACTGCGGCACCAGCACCATCCCCAAAAAGAACACAGGTTGCCCGGTCCTGCCAGTTGACAACTTTGGACATCACCTCGCCACCAGCCACCCCCACCATTTTGGCACTGCCGGCAACAATCAGATTTGCCGCCACCTCCAAGGCAAAGAGAAAACCCGAGCAGCCCGCACTGACATCAAAGGCGGCGCTACCCGCAATACCCAACCTTTTCTGCACCCAGCAGGCGGTTGCCGGATAAACAGTATCCGGTGTTGATGTTCCGACAACAATCGTATCCAAATCTGCTGGCTTTACCCCTGCCATTTGACAGGCACGCTCCAGTGCAATCGCCACTAAATCTGATGTAGCGGTGTTTTCATCGGCTATCCTCCGCTCCTGAATTCCGGTGCGTTCAACTATCCACTCGTTCGTGGTATCTACCATCTTTTCCAGGTCAAAATTGGTAAGAATCCTTTCGGGCAGCGCCCTGCCTGTTCCCACGATTTTGACAGATTTCATAAGATTAGAATTAGCCCCATGGGGATTTGAACCCCAGTCTTCTGGCTGAGAACCAGACGTCCTGGGCCGGACTAGACGATGGGGCTATGCGTTTAAGCGTAAAACCTATCTCAGCGAAGTCAAGCACGGAAATTGGAGAGACTTATCCCTGAGCCGCGACCGCGCGCTTTCCCGCCTTTTTCCGCACACGCTCGCCCCGATACCGGAAACCTTTACCGTGATAGGGGTCTGCGGGCTTAATCCGCCGGATTCTTGCAGCCACATCCCCAACCTGCTGTTTGTCTATGCCCGAAACAACAATCTCAAACATCTGCTCTTTTGTATCCTCAGGATTCGGAACCTGATTCACCTCAAAAGTAATCCCTTGTGGGGCAACCACCTCAACTGGATGGGAAAACCCACAGTTAATCTGAATACCAGCCTTGGTCTTCTGCACCCGATAACCCATTCCTCTCAGTTCAACAACCTTCTGATACCCATTCGTCACACCAATGAACATATTGCGCAAAAGCGCCCGGGTCGTTCCCACAAGCGCCCTCGGGACATTAGGCTCACCTTCAACTGCAATCTTGTCATCGGTGAGTTTAACGCTAACCCCAGCAGGAATGGACAGAGTTAGGGTGCCTAATTTACCCTTGACCACAACGCTACCCTCTGCTGAC from candidate division WOR-3 bacterium harbors:
- a CDS encoding AAA family ATPase → MSFLGPDPTIQSRVKEMLDPRLYGKGVKRVQLIQTHTSWVFLAGGFAYKVKKPVNFGFLDYTTLSARRFFCYEELRLNRLISPEIYLDVLPITDEKGRLKIGGKGQVIDYCVRMKALPQSAIMTERLQRGEVSFEDVDEIARTVARFHENAERGREISRYGSSEIIKLNWDENFAQTIGFIGKTITRQAFLEIKRTVERFVASNRDVFQKRRQNGFVRRCHGDLHSKNIFLLDKVYIFDCIEFNPRFSCSDVAAEVAFMAMDLDYHQRHDLSNLFVERYFSYTGDEGCLGLLNFYKCYRAYVRGKVTGFQLDDPGISDKAKAAAKRGARRYFQLALSYARLLEKKPYLLVVFGLPGVGKSFLAQRIAQRTLAMHLLSDSIRKQICGVGFSERRSFEFGRGIYAPEVTERTYDEMFRRAEVFLRAGQSVILDATFLSRERRGRCQDLAKKLKVKPLFVLVECPERVVVQRLKRRADAKGFSDADIEVYRRMKEEFKPPEPNGNLIKVDTSQPIAKALKMIEERLK
- the rplF gene encoding 50S ribosomal protein L6, coding for MAKSYSPLQLPPGVEMKSAEGSVVVKGKLGTLTLSIPAGVSVKLTDDKIAVEGEPNVPRALVGTTRALLRNMFIGVTNGYQKVVELRGMGYRVQKTKAGIQINCGFSHPVEVVAPQGITFEVNQVPNPEDTKEQMFEIVVSGIDKQQVGDVAARIRRIKPADPYHGKGFRYRGERVRKKAGKRAVAAQG
- a CDS encoding type II toxin-antitoxin system VapC family toxin; translated protein: MHYVTDTHALIWYLTDDPCLPRKAKRIFSEDYIVIPCIALFELLYLIEKKKFEVNFAEFLSLIAAAANYRIEPLCLPIIEKSQLIPREKVTDPWDRLIAATAIHLNYPLITRDKKIKEIGVEIIWQ
- a CDS encoding toll/interleukin-1 receptor domain-containing protein, whose protein sequence is MGYKVFISHSTRDRGIVISLANLLKDFGVEVIVAEWYLTPGARIDKKVFTQIRNSDCVVALLTRNGIRSNWVNQEIGYSFQENKPIIPLVEKGTDAKDLAALQGREYIEYDPNQPDQALKKLSTHIKSLKLKKEERQRALLVLGGLLAFLLLLSGGEK
- a CDS encoding beta-ketoacyl-ACP synthase III, translated to MKSVKIVGTGRALPERILTNFDLEKMVDTTNEWIVERTGIQERRIADENTATSDLVAIALERACQMAGVKPADLDTIVVGTSTPDTVYPATACWVQKRLGIAGSAAFDVSAGCSGFLFALEVAANLIVAGSAKMVGVAGGEVMSKVVNWQDRATCVLFGDGAGAAVVVPGDGKSGILASNWGCDGSLAPLLYQPAGGTRMPTTEKTLKEMAHTVHMQGNQVFKHAVRTMGNSALKALEDARLTPEDVKLFIPHQANIRIMEAARERTGIPAERMFVVLHKYGNMSAATIPVAIDEAREAGKIQDGDIILLTAFGTGFTWAAAVLRW